The Euphorbia lathyris chromosome 8, ddEupLath1.1, whole genome shotgun sequence genome has a window encoding:
- the LOC136202741 gene encoding zinc finger BED domain-containing protein DAYSLEEPER: protein MATPEENNAMVVYPEPQPNKRRKKKSIVWEHFTIENVSAGCRRACCNQCKQTFAYSTGNKVAGTSHLKRHIAKGTCPALLRNQANQVTPYTPGSGNGSATPPPKRRYRTPSTPYVPFDADRCRHEIARMIIMHDYPLHMVEHSGFVTFVQNLQPRFGMVSFNTVHGDCVATYLREKQNVMKFIEGMPGRVCLTLDVWSSNQSLAYVFVTGHFIDADWKPHKRILNVVMEPYPDSDSALSHAVACCLSDWSLEGKLFSVTYNHPVSERGLENLRSLLCIKNPLILNGQFLIGNCIARTLSSIAKDLLWAGQEIVKKIRDSVKYVKTSESHEEKFVELKQQLQVPSEKSLFIDDQTQWNTTYQMLVAASELKEVFSCLDTSDPDYKEAPSMLEWKQAESICGYLKPLYDAASLLTLTASPNAVTIFHEVWKIQTDLARAATNEDPFMSPVTKAMQGKIIRYWRDCSLVLAIAVVMDPRFKMKLVEFSFSKMYGEDAAAYIKIVQDGVQELFLEYVALPLPLTPTYAEEGNTENIKIEDHQGSLLSDNGLTDFDVYIMETASHQMKSEMEQYLEESLLPRLHDFDVLGWWKLNKLKFPTLSKMARDILTIPVSTAAPDSVFDTEMKELDEYRSSLRPETVEALVCAKEWLQYVGPSESSHALVKMEL from the coding sequence ATGGCAACACCTGAAGAAAACAATGCAATGGTTGTTTATCCAGAACCACAGCCTAACAAACGGAGGAAAAAGAAGTCCATAGTCTGGGAACACTTCACTATAGAAAATGTTAGTGCTGGATGCAGAAGAGCATGCTGTAACCAGTGCAAGCAAACTTTTGCATATAGCACAGGTAACAAAGTAGCTGGTACCAGCCATCTGAAGCGTCACATTGCAAAGGGAACCTGCCCAGCTTTACTACGCAATCAAGCAAATCAAGTAACGCCATATACCCCAGGGAGTGGAAATGGAAGTGCAACACCACCACCTAAACGTCGGTATCGGACACCTAGCACTCCCTATGTTCCATTCGATGCAGATCGTTGTCGTCATGAAATCGCTAGGATGATCATCATGCATGACTACCCCCTTCACATGGTTGAGCATTCTGGCTTTGTAACTTTTGTTCAAAACCTTCAACCTCGGTTTGGAATGGTGAGCTTCAATACTGTCCATGGGGATTGTGTTGCAACTTACTTGAGGGAAAAACAAAATGTAATGAAATTCATTGAGGGGATGCCTGGACGTGTTTGTCTTACATTGGATGTGTGGAGTTCAAATCAAAGTTTAGCTTATGTTTTTGTGACTGGACACTTCATTGATGCTGATTGGAAGCCACATAAGCGGATTCTCAATGTTGTGATGGAACCATATCCTGATTCAGATAGTGCTCTCAGCCATGCTGTTGCTTGTTGTCTTTCAGATTGGAGTTTGGAAGGAAAACTGTTTTCTGTCACTTACAATCATCCAGTAAGTGAACGTGGTCTCGAGAATCTTAGATCCCTACTTTGCATAAAAAATCCCCTTATTCTCAATGGTCAATTTTTGATTGGGAACTGCATTGCTCGTACTTTAAGCAGCATTGCGAAGGATTTGTTATGGGCTGGGCAGGAGATTGTCAAGAAAATCCGTGACAGTGTGAAGTATGTAAAGACTTCAGAATCCCATGAGGAAAAGTTTGTTGAGCTTAAGCAACAGCTTCAGGTCCCAAGTGAGAAAAGCCTTTTTATTGATGACCAAACTCAATGGAACACAACATACCAGATGCTGGTGGCTGCATCAGAGTTGAAAGAAGTATTTTCTTGTTTGGATACCTCTGATCCTGATTACAAGGAAGCACCATCCATGTTAGAATGGAAGCAGGCTGAGTCTATATGTGGTTATTTGAAACCTCTATATGATGCAGCTAGTCTACTTACATTGACAGCAAGCCCAAACGCAGTCACAATCTTTCATGAAGTATGGAAGATCCAGACTGACCTGGCTCGTGCAGCTACAAACGAGGATCCTTTCATGAGCCCCGTTACTAAAGCAATGCAAGGAAAGATCATCCGATATTGGAGGGATTGCAGCCTGGTTTTGGCAATTGCTGTAGTGATGGATCCCCGGTTCAAGATGAAGCTTGTTGAGTTTAGTTTCTCAAAGATGTATGGTGAAGATGCAGCAGCATATATCAAGATAGTTCAAGACGGGGTGCAGGAGCTGTTTCTGGAATACGTGGCACTTCCTTTGCCTCTAACTCCAACATatgctgaagaaggaaataCCGAAAACATAAAGATAGAGGACCACCAGGGGTCACTGCTTTCAGACAATGGACTCACAGATTTTGATGTTTACATTATGGAGACAGCAAGCCATCAGATGAAGTCAGAGATGGAACAGTATTTGGAAGAGTCTTTGTTACCCCGTTTGCACGACTTTGATGTCCTAGGTTGGTGGAAGCTGAACAAGCTGAAATTCCCGACTCTATCAAAAATGGCTCGTGATATCTTAACAATTCCAGTATCAACAGCTGCTCCAGACTCAGTGTTTGATACAGAGATGAAAGAGCTGGATGAGTACCGGAGTTCATTGCGGCCAGAGACTGTTGAAGCCCTTGTGTGTGCCAAGGAATGGCTGCAGTATGTTGGACCGAGTGAAAGTTCACATGCACTTGTGAAAATGGAGTTATAG